A DNA window from Bos javanicus breed banteng chromosome 10, ARS-OSU_banteng_1.0, whole genome shotgun sequence contains the following coding sequences:
- the LOC133255550 gene encoding ARL14 effector protein-like, with amino-acid sequence MTEQSGKTNSTQERPAGQTSEKNCQIGQKQLQQIERQLKCLAFQNPGPQVADFNPETRQQKKKARMSKMNEYFSVTSKVMKKYDKSGRLICNDADLCDCLEKNCLGCFYPCPKCNSNKCGPECRCNRRWVYEAIVTETGEIISAQPFDIPD; translated from the exons atgactgaacaatCAGGAAAAACCAATTCCACGCAAGAGAGACCTGCGGGTCAAACTTCTGAGAAAAACTGTCAGATCGGACAGAAGCAACTG CAACAGATAGAGCGGCAGTTAAAATGCTTGGCATTTCAAAATCCTGGACCACAGGTAGCTGACTTTAATCCTGAAACAAGgcagcaaaaaaagaaagcacgAATGTCAAAGATGAATGAGTATTTTTCTGTAACCTCCAA AGTCATGAAGAAGTACGACAAAAGCGGCAGGCTCATCTGCAATGATGCGGACCTGTGCGACTGCCTGGAGAAGAACTGCCTGGGCTGTTTCTACCCCTGCCCCAAGTGCAACTCCAACAAGTGCGGGCCCGAGTGCCGCTGCAACCGCCGCTGGGTCTACGAAGCCATTGTCACCGAGACCGGGGAGATCATCAGCGCGCAGCCGTTTGACATCCCCGACTAG